The nucleotide sequence ACCAACCAGGCTTTGCTCGACGGCGCAGACCGACGGCGGCGAGGGGATGGAGGCGGAGAACTCTGctccggcggctagggtttctcccTCGATCGCTCGCAGGAGCGACGTGAGGAGTTCAGGAGTGAAGCGAAACCCCGGGCTATAATGCCTATATAAATGAATCAAACAAATGGTAAAAGTCGCCTTGTCAAAACTCATTTCTCTTTTATATGTCAGAGCGTGTTCAGACATCAAACGGACGTCTAGTAGGCTTCTAAAATTCAACTATCTAGATAGTCCGGGCTTCCCTAAATCGAAACCATATATGAGAAAGAAATATGATTGTCCAGAAGGGGGTGATTAGAGACGAGGCAAAAATAAGCCAACCGAAGGGTAGCAAGAGGTGAGGCGAAAATAAATGGACGAAAATAAACGTGCATACCAGTGGTTTAAGAGTAAGATCTTTTAGGATCCGCGACCTACCACCTTTCGTCCTCCCCGAGGTCCTAAATTTATACCACCAACCAACCCAGTTGATCAATCATACACATATATAACCACTTGCCTTCTGTCTGCCTCGTACTCCTCAATTACCATGGCCTGCACAAAGCATTTCTTGATCTCCGCCGCGCCTCTCTGAGCACGCTCGGTCAGCTTCAGTTGCCTCCTCGCGCGGATCATGGCGTCGGTGAGATCCTGCGTGTCCGTCAAGCCGGCCGCTGGCCCGGCCAGGTACAGATCCGCCAGGGTCGGGGCGGCCAGCTTGGAGCCGACAAGCCTGCGAAtatccgcttcttcttcttcttcattgggcCCAGGCGCGGATGGCTGCGGCAGAGGTGTCGGCTGCGCCGCCAGTATCAGCGGCAGGGGCGTTGCCGCCGCTCGTTTGGTTGGCGATGGCTGGAGGGCGAGGCGGAGGGGCGCGCGGGAGGTCGTCGCCGAGTGCAGCGCCAGCCTGGAGGGGGTCCgccacggcgcggcggcggccgccaTGCCCAGCGTGCCGGCGCTGCCCGAGCGGGCCAAGGTGGTGGCGCTCGTGGCGGCCGTCATGCTGCTCTGCAACGCCGACCGGGTCGTCATGTCCGTTGCAGTCGTGCCGCTGGCCGCGCAGCACGGCTGGTCCAGCTCCTTCGTCGGCATCGTCCAGGTACGCCCGCCCACTTCTTGCCATGTTAATTTACTCCTCAACATTAGCAGAAACTGAAGTGAATGTCATTTTGTTTGCTCTGACCTTAAGCAAGAACTTGGTAAGAACAAAAAGGTTCCAACCATTAGTTGTAAATTGCTTACCAAAAGTCAACGATGCATGATGTATCAACTTCAGATTTCATTACCATTCTTTTAAGCCAGGCTGCCTGATGTACCAAGTTAACAACCAAGTTAACATCATACACATGTTTCTATTTAGTATGATTCTTGGAGGGGCCTCTATATAGGAAATTTCAAGGGCCGATTTTGCAACAGAAACCAAAATTAGCAAGCAGTACATGGGGATAAGTCAGCAACTTGAGAGCTGCTACTGTTTCCTGATTTATACAATGTTAAAATttgacaatttttttgaattttttttgaacaaTTGGACACTTGAAACATCCATTCTGATGGATGATGTGATTATAACAGAAAATTCCAACACCCTTGACTGTTTACTTGGTTACTGGGACCAGAAAGATTGATTGCATCAGTTGCTACTCCATAAAGGCTAAAATACCATTGCAACACCACTGACTAGACGTCATTCAGCAAGtgtatgatgatgtgatatatgaaCAAACGCAGCAAATTGTTGATATCCATGAGCAGCTAGGCTAAAACAAACACAGCCACCTGCCCCCTTACTGTCATATCGTACATGGTTGGTGATGTTCGAATTGATCAACTCAAGGTTAAATTTTCCCACCACTGTTGCAGTCATCATTTCTATGGGGGTATGTTTTCTCATCCATGGTTGGAGGAGCTTTGGCGGATCGATACGGGGGGAAGAAGGTGATGGCAGGTGCTGCTGCACTCTGGTCCTTGGCCACTTTCCTCACTCCATGGGCCGCCTCTCAATCTGCCACTATGTTGCTTGCTGTACGTGTGCTCTTTGGCGTTGCAGAAGGTGTTGCATTTCCAACAATGAGCACCTTTTTACCAAAGTAAGTAACTCATATCACCCAATAAATCTATTCAGCATGGACACTTGAGTACTCTGCTCCAAGCAACATTTATCATAGATTCCTAGAGAGGAACAGACAGAAGCAGTAACCTCCACCAACACTTGGAGCAGCATAAGCCAAATTACTTTACTTCTTTGAGATCAATCACAGTAGTATTCATCATAGTTAATACATAGGGTGTTAGAAGAATTAGTTTAGCTGTGCATACAGGTATTCTTCGTCTCATAGTTATACTTTCGGGTATGTCAGCCAATGCTCTTTTTCACAGATATCAGTAACCGATTCTACTTGCAGAATCTAGAAATACATATATATCGATGCAACCAAATGCAACTTCAGTTCAGGCTCCTAATTTCATTTTTTAACATGAAACAGGTGGTTCCCAACGCATGAACGTGCCACTGCTGTTGGCCTTTCCATGGGAGGATTCCATCTTGGAAACGTCGTAAGCTTCCTAGCAACACCGATCATCATGTCACATATAGGCCTCGCCGGAACATTTGCCTTCTTCGCATCACTTGGTTACTTGTGGCTCTCTGTATGGCTGTCGAATGTAGAAAGTGACCCTATTGATAGCCGTACTATAAGCAAATCTGAGCTGCAACTAATTCTAGCTGGACGAAGTAAATCAAAAGTCAA is from Triticum aestivum cultivar Chinese Spring chromosome 1B, IWGSC CS RefSeq v2.1, whole genome shotgun sequence and encodes:
- the LOC123135492 gene encoding probable anion transporter 2, chloroplastic — translated: MASVRSCVSVKPAAGPARYRSARVGAASLEPTSLRISASSSSSLGPGADGCGRGVGCAASISGRGVAAARLVGDGWRARRRGAREVVAECSASLEGVRHGAAAAAMPSVPALPERAKVVALVAAVMLLCNADRVVMSVAVVPLAAQHGWSSSFVGIVQSSFLWGYVFSSMVGGALADRYGGKKVMAGAAALWSLATFLTPWAASQSATMLLAVRVLFGVAEGVAFPTMSTFLPKWFPTHERATAVGLSMGGFHLGNVVSFLATPIIMSHIGLAGTFAFFASLGYLWLSVWLSNVESDPIDSRTISKSELQLILAGRSKSKVKGSKSPSLREVFSKMEMWAIIVANVINNWGYFVLLSWMPVYFKTVYNVNLKQAAWFSAIPWGVMALSGYVAGASADFMIKSGLSIVRVRKIMQSIGFIGPGVSLLCLRFAQTPSVAAVIMTAALSLSSCSQAGYFCNVQDIAPKYAGSLHGMTNGIGTVAAIVSTVGAGYFVQWLGSFQAFLTLTAVLYFSATVFYNIYATGDLVFD